TGGCGTTGACCAGGGAATTGACCTCCCAGCCGGACAACTCCGGGCCGCGCAATTGGACCTGATTATCGCGCATAATTGATTCACTCATACTATTAATCTCCATTCCTTTCGATGGGGCATTAGAAAATGCATAGCCCTTTCCGGCTATGAGGGAGGCGGTTTGCTCAAGTGTGACCCAGCACCCATAAGGGGCAAAGCCGGAGTCAGCCCACCAGATGTGACGCCCGCCACGCGAGTCCACCGCATAGCCCATCAAAGCTATGTAGTGGTAAACGGTGCCACCCCCATAATTAAGGGCCTGGCTAGCCACATATGAGGGCCGAGGATAATTCGAGGGCGGGGCAATAATATTCGCCGCGACCCCGTGACCAGCATCAATGGAGCCGATCAGGTTCTCCCACAGAGCATTAACCTGTTCACGTGAGGGTGGATCATTCGGGATCGTCACCACCCGATAATCACCCCCTGGCACATGCTGATTCAGGGCATTAGCCAATAATCCAATGTGATCTGTGCCATTAGCCGTGGTGCCCATTTCCCTAGCAAGCTGAGCTTCCCCGATCAGCTCCCCGGTCGCGGCACGAATGATAGTTTGGGTGCTTGCCGGGCCACAATTATAAAAAGTATCCTGCGTCACTTGGTCCCGTGGGTAATCCAGCACCCGCTCAATAGGGGCCATACTCTCAACCTCCGACTGTGTGTTCGAATAGCCTAAAAGTTTCTTGAAATCATCGACGCTGCCCCGGAATGCGTTCACATCGACAGCGCGCCCCGCTAAAAGGCCATTGGAGCCGTATTGCAGCACGTCAGGGCGTTTATTACCAAGTGGGTAATCCCACCTGGAGCTACTATCACCGGGGTAAAGCTCCCGATACGGCGCGATCTTATTCGAACCATAGTTCGATACCCACAACGCACCCAAGCCGTCCATGCCCGGCTCACCTCCGGGCATATTCTCCCAATACCACGCGCCCGAATACACACCAGCCACCCTGAGACCGCGTGATTCCAGCTCCCTTTTCGCGGTGTGAACATGCTCGCCTGTGAGCAATTTCACACCCGCGCGGTCCACGCTTTCCACATCAATCCAGATGGGAATATCTTTCCGGCCTTGCAGCTGCTCACACACGGTATTGACCTGCTCGGGAATGGTGGTCCCCTCGGAGGGGGCGCGCAAATACCAATAAGCGCTCACGATAAGCCCGGCTTCTTCTGCATCCTCCAAATGTGAGCTAAATAACTTGTCTTTGTAGGTTCCGTCACATAAGCGGATGATCGCAAAATCTACGCCCTCATCACGTGCTGCTTTAAGCGAGTAATCGAATTGATGTTCGGACACATCCACGCCAAAAATTGTCACTGCTTCACCTCACTTCCCACGCTCATTATCCCCCATGCTTACCCGGTAGGTGGTGGTTGTAGCCACCCCCTACTAGCTAGGCAATCGGATACCGAATATGGCCTTTTATGCTAGATAATTCTTGGTCCAGCGTGTACCCAGGATTAGCCGGGATACCCGACCCGGTGCCATAGCGGCCATCCCATATCCGCATTTCAGCCTGGGTATCATCACCACCCGACTTATGCACGAGAAACCGCATTTCTTTCGACCCTGCACGCACAAAAGGATTAATCACCATAGCGAAGCCACCACCCTGGCTCCAGTACGAGCCGACCCCGACAGCTTCGATACCATTCGGGGCATAAGGGACCGTGATCCTTAAGGAGCCTCCACGGCTGGACGCTCCACGCCCCCAAGTAATATCGAACCAATATTCGAAAATGCCCCTATCGACCCGCCAGAAGTAATTTTGCTTACCCCCGGTGCCTAGATTGATCGCCCCATCATCTCTGAGGGGGCCTCCTCCTCGCTGCCAGGCTGGCACGGCGTAATCTTTACCCGCCGTGCCAGCGGGGCCGGGCGGGCCTTGTAGACTTCCTTTTTTAACCCACGCCATTAATCAACCTCCCCTATTGTAGCTGGTAGAACACGCCGGTTTGGTTATCTAGGTACCAATCCCCGGCCTGAGCGGTCTCTACAGCACCCGGGACCCCATCACCGCTGAACCATGCCGAGCCGCGCGGCCCAGCAGGGCCTTGAGGGCCTACTTCACCCCTGGCACCG
This genomic interval from Corynebacterium poyangense contains the following:
- a CDS encoding GH25 family lysozyme is translated as MTIFGVDVSEHQFDYSLKAARDEGVDFAIIRLCDGTYKDKLFSSHLEDAEEAGLIVSAYWYLRAPSEGTTIPEQVNTVCEQLQGRKDIPIWIDVESVDRAGVKLLTGEHVHTAKRELESRGLRVAGVYSGAWYWENMPGGEPGMDGLGALWVSNYGSNKIAPYRELYPGDSSSRWDYPLGNKRPDVLQYGSNGLLAGRAVDVNAFRGSVDDFKKLLGYSNTQSEVESMAPIERVLDYPRDQVTQDTFYNCGPASTQTIIRAATGELIGEAQLAREMGTTANGTDHIGLLANALNQHVPGGDYRVVTIPNDPPSREQVNALWENLIGSIDAGHGVAANIIAPPSNYPRPSYVASQALNYGGGTVYHYIALMGYAVDSRGGRHIWWADSGFAPYGCWVTLEQTASLIAGKGYAFSNAPSKGMEINSMSESIMRDNQVQLRGPELSGWEVNSLVNAMSQRNGDRGTMVEIAASDLAITRDNQVQFRGPGLEGWDVKQLVEAANKRGGRATMVEMVAVCLQEIKALRAEVQALKGA